Proteins encoded within one genomic window of Polaribacter sp. NJDZ03:
- the ytxJ gene encoding bacillithiol system redox-active protein YtxJ, translated as MSIFNKIFGAKADDTSKVEKVSYLNWIPLTSMEELEKIKEISKTEAVLIFKHSTRCGISSMVIKQFEKLFTEEHKNLKVYYLDLLNYRNISDEVGYTFQVMHQSPQLIVVKNGISIESAAHYDITNTNLSRFI; from the coding sequence ATGAGTATATTTAATAAGATTTTTGGAGCAAAGGCAGATGATACCTCAAAAGTAGAAAAAGTGTCATACTTAAATTGGATTCCTTTAACTTCTATGGAAGAATTAGAGAAAATTAAAGAAATTTCTAAAACAGAAGCTGTTTTAATTTTTAAGCATTCTACAAGATGTGGTATTAGCAGTATGGTAATTAAGCAATTTGAAAAGCTTTTTACAGAAGAACATAAAAATTTAAAAGTCTATTATTTAGATTTATTAAATTACAGAAATATTTCTGATGAAGTAGGGTACACCTTTCAAGTAATGCACCAATCACCGCAATTAATAGTGGTTAAAAATGGTATTTCTATAGAGAGTGCAGCTCATTATGATATCACAAATACAAATTTATCGAGATTTATATAG